One Fusobacterium sp. SYSU M8D902 DNA segment encodes these proteins:
- a CDS encoding DJ-1 family glyoxalase III, translated as MSKKVYVLLADGFELIEAMTPVDVLRRGGADVVTVSISNSKEVVSAQKVTVISDTTIFENEILDGDMLILPGGYPGYVNLGNSAEVGKIVKFYQENNKFIGAICGGPTVLAKNGIFKGKRVTCHSSVVEEMEGYICTKENTQIDSNLITGMGAGLALDFALALANKIFDEETISKIKKGMEL; from the coding sequence ATGTCTAAAAAAGTTTATGTTCTTTTGGCGGATGGATTTGAACTTATTGAGGCTATGACACCTGTTGACGTTTTGAGAAGAGGAGGAGCAGACGTTGTTACTGTCTCTATTTCTAATTCTAAAGAAGTAGTCTCAGCTCAAAAGGTAACTGTTATAAGTGATACTACTATATTTGAAAATGAGATACTTGATGGAGATATGCTTATCCTACCTGGAGGTTACCCTGGATATGTTAATTTAGGTAATTCTGCAGAAGTTGGAAAGATTGTAAAATTCTATCAAGAAAATAACAAATTTATTGGAGCTATCTGTGGTGGACCAACTGTTCTTGCTAAGAACGGAATTTTCAAAGGAAAGAGAGTTACTTGTCACTCTTCTGTTGTTGAAGAGATGGAGGGTTATATCTGTACTAAAGAAAATACTCAGATTGATTCTAACTTAATCACTGGTATGGGTGCTGGTTTAGCTCTTGATTTTGCACTTGCTCTTGCAAATAAAATCTTTGATGAGGAGACTATATCAAAGATTAAAAAGGGTATGGAGTTATAG
- a CDS encoding lysine exporter LysO family protein: MLGIILSVIIGVIGGLFFKNTYILENVDFLISFGLCLLLFFVGIDIGNNDEVFKHLQNISKKILFLPFITIIGSLIGGAIASYFIELSLGESVAISSGMGWYSFSAIELSKIDAHLGGVAFLSNVFRELCSILLIPIIAKKIGSYESVATAGATAMDSVLPVINKSNPPDVSIIAFYSGLVITIVVPILVPAMISLFSLT; the protein is encoded by the coding sequence ATGTTAGGTATTATTCTTTCTGTTATAATTGGTGTTATTGGTGGACTATTTTTTAAAAATACTTATATTTTAGAAAATGTTGATTTTTTAATTAGTTTCGGTTTATGTCTTTTACTATTCTTTGTAGGAATTGATATTGGAAATAATGATGAAGTTTTTAAACATCTACAAAATATAAGTAAAAAAATACTATTTTTACCTTTTATTACCATAATAGGTTCTCTTATTGGTGGTGCTATTGCTTCATATTTTATAGAACTATCTCTTGGAGAGAGTGTTGCTATCTCCTCTGGTATGGGTTGGTATTCATTTTCAGCTATTGAACTTTCCAAAATTGATGCACATTTGGGAGGAGTTGCCTTTCTTTCAAACGTTTTTAGAGAACTATGTTCTATTTTATTGATACCTATTATTGCAAAAAAAATAGGATCATATGAATCTGTAGCAACAGCTGGAGCCACTGCAATGGACTCTGTCTTACCTGTAATCAATAAAAGTAATCCACCAGATGTTTCAATCATAGCTTTTTACTCGGGATTGGTTATAACAATCGTTGTCCCAATACTTGTCCCTGCTATGATTTCTCTATTTTCTTTAACTTAA
- a CDS encoding LysO family transporter, with product MQTIILYVIIILIGFFIAKKKIIPENLKSKVSHFQTGSLFFLLGFMGYKIGANDDIINNLSQLGIQAIIITAFAIIFSILIVFIIYRGGRG from the coding sequence ATGCAAACTATTATTTTGTATGTTATCATTATTTTAATCGGTTTTTTCATTGCTAAAAAAAAGATAATCCCTGAAAATTTAAAAAGTAAGGTTTCACATTTTCAAACGGGATCTCTATTCTTTTTACTTGGATTTATGGGATACAAGATCGGTGCCAATGATGATATTATAAATAATTTATCTCAGTTAGGAATTCAAGCTATTATTATCACTGCTTTTGCTATTATATTCAGTATCTTGATTGTCTTTATTATATATAGAGGAGGTAGAGGATAA
- a CDS encoding aldose epimerase family protein encodes MEIKVRNWGTTRNNEEVFMYTLKNEFMEVEILNYGGVIRKITVPDKNGIMENVVLNLPSIEDYEKRSPYFGSLIGRNAGRIGNATLKLNGEIFNLNKNSGNNNLHGGIDNFGHKIWNVEILENFLGLKLSLESPHLEEGFPGNVKIEVNYILKDNQLIIEYHGTSDRPTYLNLTNHTYFNLSGDFKRDISDEYLQLDCNQFIAVNEETLPVEIKNVEHTAFDFREPVLLSSALNSNDEQIKIVNSGLDHPFILDHEKTKAIFLEDKISGRSLEVVTDQPAVVIYSGNYLYEVGNLNSDTICKKHMGICFETQNYADALNFLPDKAIITTPEKPYIQKTKFIFSK; translated from the coding sequence ATGGAAATAAAAGTTAGAAATTGGGGAACTACTAGAAATAATGAAGAGGTTTTTATGTATACCCTAAAAAATGAATTTATGGAAGTGGAAATTTTAAATTATGGGGGAGTTATTAGAAAAATAACTGTTCCTGATAAAAATGGTATCATGGAAAATGTTGTTCTAAACCTTCCTTCGATAGAAGATTATGAAAAAAGATCTCCTTATTTCGGTTCTTTAATCGGTAGAAATGCTGGTAGAATTGGAAACGCTACTCTTAAATTAAATGGAGAGATTTTTAATTTGAATAAAAACTCTGGTAACAATAATCTTCATGGTGGAATAGATAATTTTGGTCATAAAATATGGAATGTAGAGATTTTAGAAAATTTTTTAGGACTTAAACTATCTTTAGAAAGTCCTCATCTAGAAGAAGGATTTCCTGGTAATGTAAAAATTGAAGTTAACTATATTCTTAAGGATAACCAACTGATAATTGAGTATCATGGTACTTCTGATAGACCAACATACTTAAATCTTACTAATCACACTTACTTCAATCTAAGTGGAGATTTTAAAAGAGATATTAGTGATGAGTATCTTCAACTAGACTGTAACCAATTTATAGCTGTTAATGAAGAGACTCTACCTGTTGAAATAAAAAATGTAGAACACACTGCCTTTGACTTTAGAGAGCCTGTTCTTTTATCTTCAGCACTAAACTCTAATGACGAACAGATAAAAATTGTAAATTCAGGTTTAGATCATCCATTTATACTTGACCACGAAAAAACTAAAGCTATCTTTTTAGAAGATAAAATCTCTGGAAGAAGTTTGGAAGTAGTGACTGACCAACCTGCTGTTGTAATCTATTCAGGAAACTATCTGTATGAGGTTGGAAATTTAAATAGTGACACTATCTGTAAAAAACATATGGGAATCTGTTTTGAAACACAAAACTATGCTGATGCTCTTAATTTTTTACCTGATAAGGCTATTATAACTACACCTGAAAAACCATATATACAAAAAACTAAATTTATTTTTTCTAAATAA